The Agrococcus carbonis sequence TCCGACTCCAAGGCTTCAAGAGGCCCCCGAGACCGCGGCACTTTCGCGCTTGACCCGGTGCACAGCGGTCGTCCGGGAACCTTTGGCGATGCCCGCCCGCCCACCGGTCAATTCGTACAGTTAGTCGATCCTCCGGCCAACACCGGCGACAGCGTCGCCCCCAATGCGTCTTGCGAGGTCTTCGACCGCCCGCTCGAGCGTCGGGTCCTCGCCGCGCGCGAGCCCAGCGAGCTCGAGCCGCCCTTCCGCAGCCTTCACCCACATGCGGCGGCGCGGGATGAGCAGCGAACCCAGCATGGAGAGGAACAGCACCACCGTAATCCAGAGCACCGGCGTCTGCGTGTGGTCGACGTGCACTTCAATCACGCCGTAGCGCCGCACATCCTCGAACGTGATCGTGCCGAGCCCACCGGGGATGTCCACCCCACCGTCTGCCCCGGCGCGATCGTCAGCGCATCGGTGCCCGACTCCCCACCCGCGATCTGCGTCATCTCGTCGGTCTCCAGCGCGTACACCGAGCGCGGGATGCCCGCGTCGAGCCCAAGGTCGCCCGTAAACGCCTGCAGCGACAGCACGGGGTTGGCGATGTCTGGGTACGCGGACGCGAGCGCACCGGTGTCGAGCTCCACGGCGGTCGGGTAGAAGAAGCCACGCAGCCCCAGCTGCTCCTCCAGGCCGTCCGGCAACTTCATCACGCCCAGGCTCGTCATCAGGTCGTCCTGCGCCAGGAATGGGGTGTACTCGTCGTAGACGAGCTCACCCTCGGCATCGCGCACCGAGATGCGCGGTGCATAGCCGTTGGAGATCAGGTAGAGGTCAGCGCCCGCGACGTCCAGCGGCTCGTTCACCTTGATCTGCGCGTCGCGCGCCTCCCCGCCCTCAGTGACCGACACGTGTGCCGTGAAATCGAGCGGCGCGCCCACGGCGTTCGGATTCCTCGTCTCGTAGACGACATCGAGGTCATCGAGCTGCACCGCGAACGGCGGCAGGGTCGCGTCGTCGAACCACTGCCCTTCCGTGAACGTGTCGTAGCTCGAGAGCGTGTTCGCGAACCCGCGCCCCTCCACCAGCAGCCGCTGGCCGTTGTAGCCGAAGCCCGAGCCGAGCCCCACCACCAGGATCAGCGCGAGCATCGCGATGTGGAACAGCAGGTTGCCCGTCTCGCGCAGGTAGCCGCGCTCGGCAGAGACCGAGTCGCCGTAGCGCGTCGTGCGGTACCCGAGCTTCTTGAGCACCCCATCCGCACGGTCGAGGTCGGATGCGTCGCCCGCCACGGTCTGGAAGCCGACGAGGCGAGACAGGCGGGCGGGCGTGCGCGGCGGCAGCGCGCGCATGGCCTTCCAGTGGTGCATGAGGCGCGGGATGACGCAGCCGACCAAGGAGGTGAACAGCAGGATGTAGATGGCCGAGAACCACGGGCTCGAGTAGACGTCGTGCAACGAGAGCGCGTCGTAGAACCAGACGAGCTCGGGGTTGTCGGCGCGCACCTGGATGACGCCGTTCGGGTCGCTCGAGCGCTGCGGCACGAGGCTGCCAGGAATCGCTGCCACGGCGAGCAGCAGCAGCAGCACGATCGCGGTGCGCATCGAGGTGAGCTGCCGCCACATGAACCGCAGCCAGCCGAGGACGCCGAGCTTCGGCCCGCTACCGAAGGCGAGCTCGTCGCGCTCTGGCTCATCGACGTGGTCGACCGGGCGCAGCGGGTCGGTGGCGGCCGCGTGATCGCGGCTAGATGATCGTGACATACGAGGGGATCCACCCCTGCATCTCGTTCATGATCGCGTCCCAGACACCGGTCACCATCAGTAGGCCGATGATCATCAGAGTGACACCTCCGCCGATGTTGATTGCCCGGATGTGCCGTCGCATCCACGCCATCGCCGAGCCCATCCAGCCAAGCCCCATCGCGAGCAGCAGGAACGGTATGCCCAGCCCCAGGGCGTAGGCGAAGCCGAGGAGGGCGCCTTGCCAGGCGCTACGGTGGTGACGGTGAGAGCGCTGATGGCGGCTAGGGTCGGGCCCGAGCACGGGGTCCAGCCGAGCGCGAAGATGATCCCCACAATTGGCGCTGTCCACATTCCGCCGCCCTTCAGTTGCGGCGGCTTCCATACGCGTTGGAGGACCCGGAACTGCCCGACGAACACCATCCCCAGCAGGATCAGCAGCACGCCGAGAACGCGCACGAGCACCGCGGACCAAACGAGCAGGAACGAGCTGATGGTGCCGACGAGGGCGGTGCCGAGCACGAAACACGGCGGTCAAGCCGCCGACGAAGAGCGCCACGCCGGTGATGAGCCTGGCACGGCCGCCCTCCTCCCCGACCAGCGATCCCATCAGGCCCAGATAACCCGGGACCAGCGGCAGGATGCAGGGACTCGCGAAGGAGACGATGCCCGCAAGCAGCGCGATCGGGACGGAGAGCAGCAGTTGCCCGCTGAGCACGGCCCCGCCTGGGTCCAGGGCACCGCTCAGCACGAGCAGCCGGCTCATCGCTCCAGTTCCTCCTGCAGCAGGGTCGCGAGAATGCTGGTGTCCGTGACGGCACCGGAGACGCGCGCAGCGACACGACCCTCGGCGTCGAGGATGATCGTCGATGGCACCGCGTTGGGGGCGACGATGCCTGCGAACGCAAGCTGGCCCTGAGCGGATTGGTCGTCGAGCACCGAAGGGTATTCGATGCCGAACTCCTCCTCGAAGGCCAGCGCCTGGGCGGCGCCATCGCGCACGTTGATCCCGATGAAGTCGACTCGGTCACCATACTCGGCGTGCAGGTCCGCGAGCACGGGCGCCTCGACGCGGCAGGGCGGGCAGGCGGCGTACCAGAAGTTGACGAGCGCGACCCCGTCGAGCGTTGCGGAGTCGAACTCGCCGCCGGTGGCCAAGGGGCCGGTGAACGATCCGGGAGCGGCGCGCGCTTCCGGCGCGATCTCCGTGACGATACCGTCGCCCGCGATGTAGCCGGCATCGCCGCCCTGGCCGTCGACACCTGCTGCGCTGCCGCAGCCGGTGAGCACCAGCGCACTCACCGTGACCGCCGGGATCAAGAGACCACGGACCGTGGAGCGGCTGCTGCGGCCAGGGAAGCTCTGTGTCGAGAGCTTGGACCCACGCTGGGAT is a genomic window containing:
- a CDS encoding TlpA family protein disulfide reductase yields the protein MAGAAERADRSQRGSKLSTQSFPGRSSRSTVRGLLIPAVTVSALVLTGCGSAAGVDGQGGDAGYIAGDGIVTEIAPEARAAPGSFTGPLATGGEFDSATLDGVALVNFWYAACPPCRVEAPVLADLHAEYGDRVDFIGINVRDGAAQALAFEEEFGIEYPSVLDDQSAQGQLAFAGIVAPNAVPSTIILDAEGRVAARVSGAVTDTSILATLLQEELER
- the resB gene encoding cytochrome c biogenesis protein ResB, which codes for MSRSSSRDHAAATDPLRPVDHVDEPERDELAFGSGPKLGVLGWLRFMWRQLTSMRTAIVLLLLLAVAAIPGSLVPQRSSDPNGVIQVRADNPELVWFYDALSLHDVYSSPWFSAIYILLFTSLVGCVIPRLMHHWKAMRALPPRTPARLSRLVGFQTVAGDASDLDRADGVLKKLGYRTTRYGDSVSAERGYLRETGNLLFHIAMLALILVVGLGSGFGYNGQRLLVEGRGFANTLSSYDTFTEGQWFDDATLPPFAVQLDDLDVVYETRNPNAVGAPLDFTAHVSVTEGGEARDAQIKVNEPLDVAGADLYLISNGYAPRISVRDAEGELVYDEYTPFLAQDDLMTSLGVMKLPDGLEEQLGLRGFFYPTAVELDTGALASAYPDIANPVLSLQAFTGDLGLDAGIPRSVYALETDEMTQIAGGESGTDALTIAPGQTVGWTSPVGSARSRSRMCGATA
- a CDS encoding cytochrome c biogenesis CcdA family protein, with the translated sequence MSRLLVLSGALDPGGAVLSGQLLLSVPIALLAGIVSFASPCILPLVPGYLGLMGSLVGEEGGRARLITGVALFVGGLTAVFRARHRPRRHHQLVPARLVRGARARSRRAADPAGDGVRRAVPGPPTRMEAAATEGRRNVDSANCGDHLRARLDPVLGPDPSRHQRSHRHHRSAWQGALLGFAYALGLGIPFLLLAMGLGWMGSAMAWMRRHIRAINIGGGVTLMIIGLLMVTGVWDAIMNEMQGWIPSYVTII
- a CDS encoding cytochrome c biogenesis protein ResB gives rise to the protein MDIPGGLGTITFEDVRRYGVIEVHVDHTQTPVLWITVVLFLSMLGSLLIPRRRMWVKAAEGRLELAGLARGEDPTLERAVEDLARRIGGDAVAGVGRRID